In Eremothecium gossypii ATCC 10895 chromosome IV, complete sequence, the genomic stretch AGGATGCACATCGCGAAGGCGGCCCGTCGGTGGGGGGAGCGGCCTCCGCGCGTCTGTCTGGAGAGGCTACGCAGGGAGCACTGTCAGATCCCCGCGGGGCCTCTGCGGGCCGTGGCGGCGGACTGTCCCCGTGCAAGGCATCCGTGAGCCGCTCGTCCTGCAATATGTCATGCGCTGCCCTTATGCGGACGTCCAGCGGCGGGTCTGAGGCTTCGTCTTCGCTCTCCTCATATTCCAGGCGCACCCGCGTCGCAATCTTCCGCGGACGCGGCGCCGCTTGCTGCTCGGGCTCCGCGCGCCGCTTCTGCCCTGACAGCCCATCGAAGTACGGGATTGTCACCTCTGCCCGCCGCACCTCCGCGGGGTACACGAACGTCTTCCCGTCGTCGCCTACCTCCCCCTGCGCGATCTCCATCAGCCGGTATACAGACTGCCCCACCAGCGTCCCGAACACCACCGCCCGCCCGTCTAGCTCGCCTCTGCTGGCCAGCGTGAAGAACGGCTGGTCCTGGCCTGGCGCCATCCCGACCAGCCCGCGCCGATTAAACCGCAGCCGCCCGTTTATCTCCGCACTGCATGCGCACAGACCTGCTGGTGCCCACACTGCATCCTCCGCCACCTTCCCGAGCACGATTCCATCCCATTTCCCGTCCTGAATCGACTGCAAAAAGCTTCGCACCGTTTTCGGGCACTCCTTCGCCCAGAGCTCTATTTGAAGTTCGCCCTTAGTAGTGTATAGTACACATTTGCCACTAGCGGATGGTTCGCTGGACATTTTGACCCCTCAATGCCGTGTCTACCGGTGCTCATCGCACGTTTAAACTGCGCTCAAATAGCTGATTCCATGTCGAGCATCACTAAGTTCGGGTAACCAGCGCAGGGAGGATTTGAAAAATTTCGCTCTCGGTATATAAAATTAGAGGATGTCGCAGCGAATGGCTAACGGGATTCATTTCCAGAGGGAACTAATTCAAGCAAGAAGGCATTATAAGGGGCATTGAGGTCCTTGTTGTACAATGTTACATGTGATTAGAAGATCTAGAGCCACGTCGGCTCGCCAATTGCCGCGTGTGGCGGGGTTGCTGGCTGGCGCAGCGGCCGTAAGGTCGAGAACATACATTGGCACCCGCATACTGCACGAGGAACAGAAACCGAAGAAACCAGAGCCACCAAATTCCATCCTGACAGAGGACATGCTTGCGCGCGCTGGGGTGGACGCTGAGCGCGGGCCGGAGACTGAGAAGGCGCCGGCGGAGGACAAGGCGGGCGAGAGCACGGAGACCGGGTCCGGGGCAGGCAAGAAGAAGCGGGCGAGAAAGACGACCACGGAGATCAAGCGCGAGCGGTACGCGAACCTGTTCTACCTGTTTTCGCTGACGGGGCTTGCGGGCGGTGCGGTGTAtatgtcacgtgactggGATGCCGACGAGcccgaggaggagcgcaAGGGCATTGAGAATGGGTACACGCCCGGTCTGATGTACCGGCGCTTCAAAGCGAGATTTGACTCGCTCTTCACGTTTTTCCAGGAGCCACCGTACCCGGACTTGCTGCCTCCACCGCCTCCACCGCCATACCAGAGACCATTGACGCTGGTGCTACCATTGGAAGACTTCTTTGTGCATTCTGAATGGACCCAGCAGCACGGCTGGCGGACTGCAAAGAGACCGGGCGCAGACTACTTCCTCGGATATCTGTCGCAGTACTACGAAATTGTGTTGTTCTCCTCCAACTACATGGTGTACTCGGAGAAGGTTGTCGAAAAGTTGGACCCCATCCGTGCGTTCATTACCTATAATCTATTCAAGGACCACTGTGTGTACAAGGATGGCATCCATATCAAGGACTTATCGCATTTGAACAGAGACTTGGGCAAAACCCTGATTATTGACACCGATCCAAACTCAGTGAAGCTTCAGATGGAGAACGCCATCCTGGCAGAGCCCTGGGACGGTAAGGCAGATGACGCGCTGTTACGTTACATCCCATTCCTGGAATACCTTGTCACCCAACCCATCAACGATGTGAGGCCAATCTTGAACAGCTTCAAGGACAGACACCACATTCCTGAGGAGTTTGCTGAGCGCGTTGAGAAGCTGCGCGCCAAGTTCAACGCTGACCAAAAGGCAAAGGCAGGAAGCGGTCTATCTTTCCTGCTAAACCCAGGAATGGCCAGCAAGCCTGCTAAATTCCCGCTCGATCTTATTAGGGAAGAAGGTGAGAAGAACTATGTGCGCTTCATGAAGCTAATTGAGGAGGAGAAGGAAAAGTTGAAGTTGCAACAGGAGCACATGAGTGCTCCAACGTTCACCTTGAAGGACATGGCAGAGGGGAACATGCCTACCCCTGAAGAACAAATGAAGATGCAGTTGCAGAAACAGAAGGAGTTCGAGGAACTATATGAGAAAGAAAAACAGAAGATGCAACAGCAAACCAAGGGTCAGTGAGCGATGCTCGACCGAAGTTTTCCATTCCCGTGTAGCTCTCTAATATTGTAAATAGTCTTAGTTTGGCCTATCTAGTAAATCAAAGGATACTGGCTTAGCCCTGGATACGCGCACGCAACCTTAGAGCTCACTATTGTCCAGGTGACGCCAGAATGCTCTGCTTTCTATACACCTACAGCTCGGTATCCATCCCCCACGCGGTGCAAAGTTTACATGCAGAGATAGCCGTGTCGCCATTGTGTCACTACGAATAGCCGGTAAATAATTGCCGCTGGGCCAAAAGGGCCACATACTCTAAAAAGTCGGGGCAGTTAGAATGCATTTTAAGATAAAACTTTAATTTAATCTCTAACGCGCAGCATGCTCTCGGTCTAGGCCAATCTCTATATTATGCTCCCAGATGGGCTTTTATGCCCTATGGTACCGAAACTCGCCAGGTCCAAACTGGGGAAAATGCACGCAATATTCTAAAGCATATTCGATCATAGTGATCGCAGCCGCCTTTCAGGTGCCGCGGCAAAATCGCAGTCTAATACTGCCGGAGGTAAGTCTCCAACGTTCAGATTGGTATGAAGAAGCTGGTAGTATAGAATGCTGTATACTGGTGAATTTTCTCATTCCTGCACCTCAGCCATCGTAGATTGAGCGCCTAAGACGTTATTTTTCCGGAAGAACTGATGATATTTCCGAACTATCTAACTGTGTCGCGCATCGCGGTCTC encodes the following:
- the CWC27 gene encoding putative peptidylprolyl isomerase CWC27 (Syntenic homolog of Saccharomyces cerevisiae YPL064C (CWC27)), with product MSSEPSASGKCVLYTTKGELQIELWAKECPKTVRSFLQSIQDGKWDGIVLGKVAEDAVWAPAGLCACSAEINGRLRFNRRGLVGMAPGQDQPFFTLASRGELDGRAVVFGTLVGQSVYRLMEIAQGEVGDDGKTFVYPAEVRRAEVTIPYFDGLSGQKRRAEPEQQAAPRPRKIATRVRLEYEESEDEASDPPLDVRIRAAHDILQDERLTDALHGDSPPPRPAEAPRGSDSAPCVASPDRRAEAAPPTDGPPSRCASLAGPAPASPGPVTDLAPQLSAREQGTLSSLAEFRCKRGGKNPLLG
- the TIM50 gene encoding protein translocase subunit TIM50 (Syntenic homolog of Saccharomyces cerevisiae YPL063W (TIM50)), producing the protein MLHVIRRSRATSARQLPRVAGLLAGAAAVRSRTYIGTRILHEEQKPKKPEPPNSILTEDMLARAGVDAERGPETEKAPAEDKAGESTETGSGAGKKKRARKTTTEIKRERYANLFYLFSLTGLAGGAVYMSRDWDADEPEEERKGIENGYTPGLMYRRFKARFDSLFTFFQEPPYPDLLPPPPPPPYQRPLTLVLPLEDFFVHSEWTQQHGWRTAKRPGADYFLGYLSQYYEIVLFSSNYMVYSEKVVEKLDPIRAFITYNLFKDHCVYKDGIHIKDLSHLNRDLGKTLIIDTDPNSVKLQMENAILAEPWDGKADDALLRYIPFLEYLVTQPINDVRPILNSFKDRHHIPEEFAERVEKLRAKFNADQKAKAGSGLSFLLNPGMASKPAKFPLDLIREEGEKNYVRFMKLIEEEKEKLKLQQEHMSAPTFTLKDMAEGNMPTPEEQMKMQLQKQKEFEELYEKEKQKMQQQTKGQ